From the Cohaesibacter sp. ES.047 genome, the window AGTTCGTGCAAGCGGCCCGCCTGTCTGGCAAGTCCAACGCCAGCATCCTGTTTGGCGAGGTTCTGCCCAACGTGTTGCCGGTGATCATCATCACCATGTCGACCACCATCGGCTGGATGATCCTTGAGACCGCCGGTCTGTCCTTCCTCGGTCTCGGGGCTCAGCCACCACAGGCCGATCTTGGCTCGATGCTGGGGGATGGCCGCAAGATCCTCTTCACCGCGCCCCATGTCTCGATCATTCCTGGCGTCATGATCTTTGCACTGGTCATGAGCATCAATCTTCTGGGCGATGGCGTGCGTGATGTGCTCGACCCGCGCCTCAAGTCTGGCGCTCTGGCCCGTCCGGGCATGCGCACCGCCGTTGAACGCGACGCAGTGCCTGATATCACGCCGATTGATGATGTGACGCTTGATATGGAAGGCCTGCGCACCGAATTTCGTATCGGCGACGATGTCTACAAGGCTGTCGGCGGTGTCGATCTGACGGTCAAGCAGGGTGAGTGCCTTGGTCTCGTCGGCGAGTCCGGGTCGGGCAAATCTGTGACGGCCATGTCGATCATGGGCTTGGTGCCAACTCCTCCGGGGCGCATCGTTGGCGGCGCGGCTCTGCTTGAAGGCGAGGATCTGTTTGCCAAGAGCGATGAAGAAATCCGCGCCTTACGCGGTCTCGCTGTCAGCCATGTCTTTCAGGATCCGCTCTCAACGCTCCATCCTCTCTTCACCGTCGGGGATCAGCTGATCGAAGCCATTCAGGCGCACCAGCCCCTCAGCAAGGCGGACGCCTACAAGAAAGCCGAGGATCTTCTCTCCATTGTCCGCATTCCCAACCCGTCCGAGCGCTTGAAGGCCTTCCCGCACGAACTGTCCGGCGGCATGCGCCAAAGGGTGTGCATCGCCATGGCGCTCGCCAATGACGTCAAGTTGATCATCGCTGATGAACCGACCACCGCGCTCGATGTGACTGTGCAGGCGCAGGTGCTGGCTTTGCTCAACAAGCTTCGCGAGGAGCGTGATGTAGGCATCCTGTTCATTACGCACGACTTCGGCGTGGTCTCCAACATGTGCGACCGGGTGGCTGTGATGTATGGTGGCAAGATCGTTGAAACCGGCAGAACCGAAGAAATTCTCGCCAATCCTGCCCATCCCTATACCGCCAAGCTGATCGCCTGTGTCCCTGTGCTGGGCGAGCCAAACCGGCGGCTTGATGCCATCAGCGGGCGCCCGCCGGTCGTCAACAATCTGCCAGACGGCTGCGCCTTTGCAGATCGTTGCCCATCCGTACGAGATGATTGCCGCAAGGGCGACATTGAACTGACCAGCCATGGCGAGGGCCGCGCCGTGCGCTGTCTTCATCCTGTTTCCAAAGGAGGGGCGGATGTCTGACGTGCTTCTCGATATCGCGGGCGCAAGTCGCCTGTTTGGTGGCGGCAAGACCCTGTTGGGCAAGCCGCTGCCTGCCGTCCACGCGGT encodes:
- a CDS encoding dipeptide/oligopeptide/nickel ABC transporter permease/ATP-binding protein; its protein translation is MADTTAETPVKSKKRGGRPSTLRLLFNNSLATAGLIVLGFVIVIALLAPLLPLVNPDITEPANRLQPIFADGHLLGTDALGRDILSRLIWGTRVSLAVGISATLIAAFIGSLIGLVAGYAGGRVDNWLMRGIDMIMAFPYILLALAIVAALGPGLLNALYAIAVVNIPFFARNIRGITVGLSRREFVQAARLSGKSNASILFGEVLPNVLPVIIITMSTTIGWMILETAGLSFLGLGAQPPQADLGSMLGDGRKILFTAPHVSIIPGVMIFALVMSINLLGDGVRDVLDPRLKSGALARPGMRTAVERDAVPDITPIDDVTLDMEGLRTEFRIGDDVYKAVGGVDLTVKQGECLGLVGESGSGKSVTAMSIMGLVPTPPGRIVGGAALLEGEDLFAKSDEEIRALRGLAVSHVFQDPLSTLHPLFTVGDQLIEAIQAHQPLSKADAYKKAEDLLSIVRIPNPSERLKAFPHELSGGMRQRVCIAMALANDVKLIIADEPTTALDVTVQAQVLALLNKLREERDVGILFITHDFGVVSNMCDRVAVMYGGKIVETGRTEEILANPAHPYTAKLIACVPVLGEPNRRLDAISGRPPVVNNLPDGCAFADRCPSVRDDCRKGDIELTSHGEGRAVRCLHPVSKGGADV